DNA from Paludisphaera mucosa:
GCCAAGTGGCCCCTGAAGGATCGCGAGCCCTGCGTCGTCGAGACCACGTCTCCGGGCGTCTTCGCGGCGGGCGACGTCCGCAGCAACACCACCAAGCGCGTCGCGTTCGCCGTCGGCGACGGGGCCCTTGCCGTCACCTGCGCACACCGCGTGCTCTCGGATTTGTGATCGAGTTCACGAGCCGAACCGGACTCGCTCCACGACGACTGGCGACGAACATGGGCTACACAACCCAACGCCGTAGCCGTCTGGGCCAAAGCCGACGCGGTCGCGGCCGGCCCGAGTTTTGCAGAGGGTACGTTTCCGAGTCGTAGGTAAGGGATCGGCGGGCTGGCGGCCATCTCATCGAGTCGGCGAAGATGGCTCCCTGCTGGAACCCGTCCCGAGGGAGGATGACTGTTGGCGAACCTGGTGGAAGCCTACGCGAAGACCCGTCGATTCTCGGAATATCTGTGCGAGACGCTGCAGGTCGAGGACTACGTCGTCCAGCCCATGCCCGACGCGAGTCCCACTCGATGGCATCTGGCGCACACGACCTGGTTCTTCGAGACGTTCGTGCTGGCCCCATCGCAATCCGGTTACCGACCGGTCGACTCCGCCTACCAGGTGCTCTTCAACTCGTATTACAACAGCGTCGGAGAGCAGTTCCCTCGATCGCGCCGCGGGGTGCTGACGCGGCCGTCCGTGGCCGAGGTCTTCGCCTACCGGCGGGCCGTCGACGAGAGGATGGCCCGGCTGCTGAGAGAGGTCGACGGCGACGCGGCCGAGGAGATCGGCCGGGTCGTCGAGCTGGGGCTCCAGCACGAACAGCAGCACCAGGAGCTGATGCTCACGGATCTCAAGTATCTCTTCTCCTGCAACCCGCTCTGGCCGACGTATCGCCCATCGGAGGACGATGCGCCCGCGGCGACGACCGACGATAGCGGCTGGTCGACCCATGGCGGCGGGATCGTGAAGGTCGGGCATGACGGCGGCACCTTCGCATTCGACAACGAGAGGCCGCGCCACGACGCCCTGATCGGGGCGTTCGAGCTGCAAGACCGTTTGACGACCGTCGGCGAGTTCCTCCAATTCGTGGAGGACGGCGGTTATCGTCGGCCCGATCTCTGGCTGTCGCTCGGGTGGGCCACGCGGAAGGAGCAGGGGTGGACGGCGCCCTTGTACTGGGTCGAGAGGGAGGGGGCGTGGAGCCAGTTCACGCTGGGCGGACTCAAGCCATTGCGGCTCGATGAGCCGGTCTGTCATATCAGCTTCTTCGAGGCGGACGCCTTTGCTCGCTGGATGGGCTCACGGCTGCCGACCGAAGCGGAGTGGGAGCATGCGGCGGCCGGGGTGATCCCAGGAGGTCGCTCCGGAATGCCAGGCCGTTTCCACCCCATTCCGGCGTCGCCGGTGCGAGGCGCCTCCCGGATTCGTCAATTGTACGGCGAGGTCTGGCAGTGGACGGCCAGCCCGTACACTCCGTATCCGGGTTATCGAGCCCCCTCGGGGGCGCTCGGCGAATACAACGGAAAGTTCATGTGCAACCAATATGTGTTGCGCGGTTCCTCCTGCGCCACCCCGGCAGGTCATTCGCGGTCGACGTATCGCAACTTCTTTCCGCCTGATGCGCGATGGCAATTCTCGGGGATGCGCCTGGCGCGTGATGCACAGGGGTGAAATCGGCCAGGCCCGAGCTGGGCGCAACGGCCCGGATCGGGTCGACTTCGACTCCGAAGCACTTTTCGTCCCGACTCTAGGTCGAAATCCAATGGCGATGCTGGAATTCCACGGAGCCTCTCGGACATACGACGGGGTGACGGCGGTCCATCCGCTCGACCTGGCGGTCGAGGAAGGGGAAGTCCTGGTCCTGCTCGGACCCAGCGGCTGCGGAAAAACTACCATCCTGCGCATGGTGGCGGGCCTCGTCTCACCGACATCGGGCGAGGTCGCGGTCGACTCGATCCCCATCAGCCCCCAGACCATGGGCGCGATCCGCAAGACGCTGGGCTACGTGATCCAGGAGGGAGGACTTTTCCCTCACCTGACGGGGCTGGCGAACGTGACCATCATGGCCCGTCAAGAAGGCTGGCCGCGCGCCCGCATCGACGAGCGAGTCGCCGAGCTGGTGGAGATGACCCAACTGCCGAGGGCCGGGCTGGATCGCTATCCGAATGAACTCTCTGGCGGGCAGCGTCAGCGGATCAGCCTGATCCGGGCCCTGTTCATGAGCCCGCGAATCCTGCTGCTGGACGAGCCGTTGGGCGCGCTCGATCCGCTGATTCGGGCCGGCTTGCAGAGAGACCTCAAGCAGGTCTTCGAAAGGACGGGGACGACCGTGTTGTTCGTGACCCACGACCTGGTCGAGGCCGGGCGATTCGCCGACCGAGTCTGCCTCATGCAGTCCGGCCGGATCGTCCAGCAGGGGCCGTTTCGCGAGATCCTCCAGAAGCCGAGCAGCGAATTCGTCCGCGAATTCGTCACCTCGCAGGTCGTCGAGCCGTGAGAAGTCGATCCCTCGCCAAGTTGATCGTCTTGCCGCTGCTGCTCCTCATCGTGGGCGTCACCCCGCTCCCTCGCGCCGGGGTGCGAGTGCGGCTGGGCTCGAAGAAATTCACCGAGTCGGTGATTCTCGGCGAGATGCTGCGGATTTTGCTGGAGCACTCGGGAGTCAAGGTCGCCCACGTCCGCGAGATCGGCGGCACGCGTCTGCTTTTCGATGCGCTCGTGGCGGGCGAGATCGACGCCTACCCGGAATATACGGGCACCATCCTGAAGGAGATCTTCGTCGGAAAGGCCGTCGCCGACGACCGCTCGATGCGGGAATTGCTGCGTAAGCAAGGCGTCGGCGTCGCCGAGTCGCTGGGGTTCAGCAACACTTACGCCCTGGCCCTCACCAGGCGGAGGGCCGCCGAGTTGGGGATCTCGCGCGTCTCGGATCTGCGACGACTCCCCGAGCTGCGGATCGCGCTGACGCACGAGTTCCTCGACCGCAGCGACGGCTGGCCGGCCCTGAAACGCGCGTACGACCTCCAGCAGGATCAGGTCGTCGGCGTCGATCACGACCTCGCCTATCGTCAGCTCCTGGCCGGCGAGATCGACCTGATCGACGTCTATTCGACGGACGCCATGATTCGACGCTCGGACCTGTTCCTGCTCGCGGACGACCGCTCGTTCTTCCCGCGCTACGACGCACTCTGGCTTTACCGCCTCGATTCGGCGGCGCGCGATCCACAGCTCGTGGCCGCGATCGAGCGGCTCGCGGGGACGATCTCCGAGTCGGCGATGCAGAAGCTCAACGACGACGTCGAGGCGCGGAGGGCGACCGAAGAGCAGGCGGCCTCCGAGTTCCTGGCGACACGTTTCGGGATCCGGGTCGAGGCGCAAGCGCAGTCGCGCGCCGGGATGATCGCCGACCATCTCGTCGAGCATCTCGACCTCGTGCGGCGTTCGCTGCTGCCGGCCATCGTGGTCGGGGTCGCGCTCGGCGTCTTCTGTCAGCGTTTTCCGCGGGCGGGGAAGGCGGTTTTGGCCGTCGTGGGGCTCTTGCAGACGATCCCCTCGCTGGCGCTGCTCGTCTTGTTGATGCCGGTGATCTGGGCGCTCGGCTATCGGAGCATCGGAGAGGGATCGGCGACGGCGGTTACGGCCCTTTTCTGCTATTGCCTCCTGCCGATCGTAAGGAACACGTACACGGGCCTGGAGGGCATCCCGCGGGGGACGATCGAGTCGGCGACGGTGCTCGGACTCGGCCGCGTCCCCCGGCTGGTCGACATCGAGCTGCCGATGGCGATGCCGACCATCCTCGCCGGGATCCGGACTTCTGCCGTCCAGAACGTCGGCTTCGCGACGCTGGGGGCGATCATCGGGGCCGGCGGTCTCGGGCAGCCGATCCTGAGGGGGATCCGGCTCAACGATACATCGCTGATCGCGGCCGGCGCGATCCCCGCCGCACTCCTGGCGTTGCTCCTGCAATTCGCCGTCGACGCCATGGAATGGGTCTTGACCCCGCGCGGGCTGAAACGCCACGTCGCCGTGCGAGAATGAACGACGTGAGACCTATCCCCTGATCTTGAAATGCAAGACGGCGAACTGGCGTCCCGGATCCGTCCACTCTCGTTCGAGCGTCAGACCTGCGGCGGCGGCCACGGTGGAGAATTCGTCCACTGTGTACTTGTGGGAGTACTCCGTGCAGATCGTGTCGGACGGCGAGAACGAGATGGACTCGCCTCCGACGCGGACGGACTGGGATTTTCGGCTCACGAGGTGCATCTCGATACGACCCTCGTCGGGATTGTAGAAGGCCCGATGGGAGAAGTTGGAGAGGT
Protein-coding regions in this window:
- the egtB gene encoding ergothioneine biosynthesis protein EgtB, giving the protein MANLVEAYAKTRRFSEYLCETLQVEDYVVQPMPDASPTRWHLAHTTWFFETFVLAPSQSGYRPVDSAYQVLFNSYYNSVGEQFPRSRRGVLTRPSVAEVFAYRRAVDERMARLLREVDGDAAEEIGRVVELGLQHEQQHQELMLTDLKYLFSCNPLWPTYRPSEDDAPAATTDDSGWSTHGGGIVKVGHDGGTFAFDNERPRHDALIGAFELQDRLTTVGEFLQFVEDGGYRRPDLWLSLGWATRKEQGWTAPLYWVEREGAWSQFTLGGLKPLRLDEPVCHISFFEADAFARWMGSRLPTEAEWEHAAAGVIPGGRSGMPGRFHPIPASPVRGASRIRQLYGEVWQWTASPYTPYPGYRAPSGALGEYNGKFMCNQYVLRGSSCATPAGHSRSTYRNFFPPDARWQFSGMRLARDAQG
- a CDS encoding ATP-binding cassette domain-containing protein → MTAVHPLDLAVEEGEVLVLLGPSGCGKTTILRMVAGLVSPTSGEVAVDSIPISPQTMGAIRKTLGYVIQEGGLFPHLTGLANVTIMARQEGWPRARIDERVAELVEMTQLPRAGLDRYPNELSGGQRQRISLIRALFMSPRILLLDEPLGALDPLIRAGLQRDLKQVFERTGTTVLFVTHDLVEAGRFADRVCLMQSGRIVQQGPFREILQKPSSEFVREFVTSQVVEP
- a CDS encoding glycine betaine ABC transporter substrate-binding protein, with translation MRSRSLAKLIVLPLLLLIVGVTPLPRAGVRVRLGSKKFTESVILGEMLRILLEHSGVKVAHVREIGGTRLLFDALVAGEIDAYPEYTGTILKEIFVGKAVADDRSMRELLRKQGVGVAESLGFSNTYALALTRRRAAELGISRVSDLRRLPELRIALTHEFLDRSDGWPALKRAYDLQQDQVVGVDHDLAYRQLLAGEIDLIDVYSTDAMIRRSDLFLLADDRSFFPRYDALWLYRLDSAARDPQLVAAIERLAGTISESAMQKLNDDVEARRATEEQAASEFLATRFGIRVEAQAQSRAGMIADHLVEHLDLVRRSLLPAIVVGVALGVFCQRFPRAGKAVLAVVGLLQTIPSLALLVLLMPVIWALGYRSIGEGSATAVTALFCYCLLPIVRNTYTGLEGIPRGTIESATVLGLGRVPRLVDIELPMAMPTILAGIRTSAVQNVGFATLGAIIGAGGLGQPILRGIRLNDTSLIAAGAIPAALLALLLQFAVDAMEWVLTPRGLKRHVAVRE